A DNA window from Brassica napus cultivar Da-Ae chromosome A4, Da-Ae, whole genome shotgun sequence contains the following coding sequences:
- the LOC106391933 gene encoding 3-phosphoshikimate 1-carboxyvinyltransferase, chloroplastic, with product MAQSSRICHGVQNPCVIISNLSKSNQNKSPSSVSLKTQQPRASSWGLKKSGTMLNGSVIRPVKVTASVSTAEKASEIVLQPIREISGLIKLPGSKSLSNRILLLAALSEGTTVVDNLLNSDDINYMLDALKKLGLNVERDRVNNRAVVEGCGGIFPASLDSKSDIELYLGNAGTAMRPLTAAVTAAGGNASYVLDGVPRMRERPIGDLVVGLKQLGADVECTLGTNCPPVRVNANGGLPGGKVKLSGSISSQYLTALLMAAPLALGDVEIEIIDKLISVPYVEMTLKLMERFGVSAEHSDSWDRFFVKGGQKYKSPGNAYVEGDASSASYFLAGAAITGETVTVEGCGTTSLQGDVKFAEVLEKMGCKVSWTENSVTVTGPSRDAFGMRHLRAVDVNMNKMPDVAMTLAVVALFADGPTTIRDVASWRVKETERMIAICTELRKLGATVEEGSDYCVITPPAKVKPAEIDTYDDHRMAMAFSLAACADVPVTIRDPGCTRKTFPDYFQVLESITKH from the exons ATGGCGCAATCTAGCAGAATCTGCCATGGCGTGCAGAACCCATGTGTTATCATCTCCAATCTCtccaaatcaaaccaaaacaaatcACCGTCCTCTGTCTCCCTGAAGACGCAGCAGCCTCGAGCTTCTTCGTGGGGACTAAAGAAGAGTGGAACGATGCTAAACGGTTCTGTTATTCGACCGGTTAAGGTAACAGCTTCCGTTTCCACGGCCGAGAAAGCTTCAGAGATTGTGCTTCAACCCATTAGAGAAATCTCGGGTCTCATTAAGCTACCCGGATCCAAATCTCTCTCCAATCGGATCCTCCTTCTTGCCGCTCTCTCTGAG ggAACTACTGTAGTGGACAACTTGTTGAACAGTGATGACATCAACTACATGCTTGATGCGTTGAAGAAGCTGGGGCTTAACGTGGAACGTGACAGGGTAAACAACCGTGCTGTAGTTGAAGGATGTGGTGGAATATTCCCAGCTTCCTTAGATTCCAAGAGTGATATTGAGTTGTACCTTGGGAATGCAGGAACAGCCATGCGTCCACTCACCGCTGCCGTTACTGCTGCAGGTGGCAACGCAAG TTATGTGCTTGATGGGGTGCCTAGAATGAGGGAGAGACCTATAGGAGATTTGGTTGTTGGTCTTAAGCAGCTTGGTGCTGATGTTGAATGTACTCTCGGCACTAACTGTCCTCCTGTTCGTGTCAATGCTAATGGTGGCCTTCCCGGTGGAAAG GTGAAGCTTTCTGGATCAATCAGTAGTCAATACTTGACTGCCCTGCTCATGGCAGCTCCTTTAGCTCTTGGAGACGTGGAGATTGAGATCATTGATAAACTAATTTCTGTTCCTTACGTTGAAATGACATTGAAGTTGATGGAACGTTTTGGTGTTAGTGCCGAGCATAGTGATAGCTGGGATCGTTTCTTTGTCAAGGGCGGTCAGAAGTACAA GTCGCCTGGTAATGCTTATGTAGAAGGTGATGCTTCTAGTGCTAGCTACTTCTTGGCTGGTGCTGCTATTACCGGTGAAACCGTCACTGTTGAAGGTTGTGGAACAACTAGCCTCCAG GGAGATGTGAAATTCGCAGAGGTACTTGAGAAAATGGGATGTAAAGTGTCATGGACAGAGAACAGTGTGACTGTGACTGGACCATCTAGAGATGCTTTTGGAATGAGACACTTGCGTGCTGTTGATGTCAACATGAATAAAATGCCCGATGTAGCCATGACTCTTGCCGTTGTTGCTCTCTTTGCCGATGGTCCAACCACCATCAGAGATG TGGCTAGCTGGAGAGTTAAGGAGACAGAAAGGATGATAGCCATTTGCACTGAGCTTCGAAAG CTTGGAGCTACAGTCGAAGAGGGTTCTGATTATTGTGTGATAACTCCACCAGCGAAGGTGAAACCGGCGGAGATTGATACATATGATGATCATAGAATGGCGATGGCGTTCTCGCTTGCAGCATGTGCTGATGTTCCAGTCACCATCAGGGATCCTGGCTGCACCAGAAAGACTTTCCCTGACTACTTTCAAGTCCTTGAAAGTATCACAAAGCACTAA
- the LOC106391932 gene encoding thioredoxin H2-like isoform X1, with the protein MGTAISNMLGAGEGNESEHSGVTKLSSSAQWQLHFNGMKDSNQLLVIDFSASWCGPCKSFEPAVRHMAVKFTDVSFVKVDVDELPEVAKEFDVTAMPTFVLMKNGKEVDRIVGAKQDELENKVTKHRGGDSDDDHHQMVK; encoded by the exons atgggaaCTGCAATATCAAATATGTTGGGGGCAGGTGAAGGGAATGAATCCGAGCATAGTGGCGTCACTAAGTTGAGCTCATCAGCTCAGTGGCAGCTTCACTTCAACGGGATGAAAGATTCGAACCAGCTG CTGGTGATTGACTTCTCCGCAAGCTGGTGTGGGCCTTGTAAGTCCTTCGAGCCCGCGGTCAGACACATGGCTGTCAAGTTCACTGATGTTAGCTTCGTCAAGGTGGATGTCGATGAGCTTCCC GAGGTGGCTAAAGAGTTCGACGTGACGGCGATGCCAACTTTTGTGCTGATGAAAAATGGTAAAGAGGTTGACAGGATCGTTGGAGCCAAACAAGATGAACTTGAGAATAAAGTTACCAAACACAGGGGGGGGGACAGTGATGATGATCATCATCAA ATGGTGAAGTGA
- the LOC106391932 gene encoding putative tRNA 2'-phosphotransferase isoform X2, whose translation MVKRLTGSLEPNKMNLRIKLPNTGGGTVMMIIINVWLKRMNRLHIHFSCGVPTDGEVINGMRRDVNVLIFLDIKKALEDGTAFYISDNKVVLTEGIDGVVSVDYFKKIESWSSRQQIHF comes from the exons ATGGTAAAGAGGTTGACAGGATCGTTGGAGCCAAACAAGATGAACTTGAGAATAAAGTTACCAAACACAGGGGGGGGGACAGTGATGATGATCATCATCAA CGTCTGGCTTAAGCGTATGAATAGGCTGCATATTCACTTTTCTTGTGGTGTGCCAACAGATGGTGAAGTGATAAATG GCATGAGAAGAGATGTTAATGTCTTGATCTTCCTAGACATCAAGAAAGCTCTTGAAG ATGGAACTGCTTTCTACATTTCAGACAATAAGGTGGTTCTGACTGAAGGCATTGATGGTGTAGTGTCTGTTGATTACTTCAAAAAGATAGAGTCTTGGTCTAGTAGGCAACAAATACATTTCTGA
- the LOC106391931 gene encoding 40S ribosomal protein S13-2-like — MGRMHSRGKGISASALPYKRSPPTWLKTTALDVDESICKFAKKGLTPSQIGVILRDSHGIPQVKSVTGNKILRILKAHGLAPEIPEDLYHLIKKAVAIRKHLERNRKDKDSKFRLILVESRIHRLARYYKKTKKLPPVWKYESTTASTLVA; from the exons ATGGGGCGTATGCATTCGAGAGG AAAGGGTATCTCCGCATCTGCGTTGCCGTACAAGCGCTCACCTCCGACATGGCTCAAGACCACGGCCCTTGAT GTTGATGAGTCGATCTGCAAGTTTGCGAAGAAGGGTTTGACACCATCTCAGATTGGTGTGATTCTTCGTGACTCTCACGGTATCCCTCAGGTGAAGAGTGTCACCGGAAACAAGATCTTGCGTATTCTCAAAGCTCACG GTCTTGCACCTGAGATTCCTGAGGATCTGTACCATTTGATCAAGAAGGCAGTTGCTATTCGCAAGCACTTGGAGAGGAACAGGAAGGACAAGGATTCCAAGTTTAGGTTGATTCTTGTTGAGAGCAGGATCCACCGTCTTGCCCGTTACTACAAGAAGACCAAGAAGCTTCCTCCTGTCTGGAAGTA cGAGTCTACTACTGCTTCTACCCTTGTGGCTTAG
- the LOC106391929 gene encoding LRR receptor-like serine/threonine-protein kinase RGI5, with amino-acid sequence MASPLSLPLILSIFLFLSPSLSYSSEFDILLDIKSSLDPQKRFLTSWTPDADPCSPGSFDGVACDGNRRVANISLQGMGLTGTIPPSIGLLTSLTGLYLHFNSLTGQIPKDISNLPLLTDLYLNVNNLSGEIPPQIGNLDNLQVLQLCYNKLSGSIPTQLGSLKKITVLALQYNQLSGAVPASLGDVGTLTRLDLSFNDLFGPVPVKLAAAPSLQVLDIRNNSFSGFVPSALKRLNNGFQYSNNHGLCGDGFTDLKPCTGSNVPNLNRPDPTNPKSFITTNDVKPESAVVQRSNCSNNNNGACSSKASKSSSLGIVMGLLGSILAVAVFGGSTFTWYRRRKQRIGSSLDAMDGRISTEYNFKEASRRKSSSPLISLEYANGWDPLGRGQNSGNNSALSQEVFESFMFNLEEIERATQSFSEVNLLGKSNVSSVYKGILRDGSVAAIKCIAKSSCKSDETEFLKGLKMLTLLKHENLVRLRGFCCSKGRGECFLIYEFVPNGNLLQYLDVKDESGEVLEWTSRVSIINGIARGIVYLHGENGKKPAIVHQNLSAEKILIDHWYNPSLADSALHKLFTDDIVFSKLKASAAMGYLAPEYITTGRFTDKSDVYAFGMILLQILSGKSKISHLMILQAVESGRLNEDFMDPNLRESFPEAEAAQLARLGLLCTHESSNQRPSMEDVMQELNKLAASY; translated from the exons ATGGCTTCTCCACTCTCACTCCCCCTCATCCTCTCCATCTTCCTCTTCCTTTCTCCTTCACTATCTTACTCATCAGAGTTCGACATTCTCCTCGACATCAAATCCTCTCTTGACCCACAAAAACGCTTCCTCACGTCATGGACTCCCGACGCCGACCCTTGCTCCCCCGGCTCCTTCGACGGTGTTGCCTGCGATGGAAACCGCCGCGTTGCTAACATCTCTCTCCAAGGAATGGGCCTCACCGGAACTATCCCTCCTTCTATCGGTCTTCTCACTAGCTTAACCGGTTTATACCTTCATTTCAACTCCTTGACCGGTCAGATTCCTAAAGACATCTCAAACCTGCCTCTCCTCACCGATTTATACCTCAACGTTAACAATCTCTCCGGCGAAATACCTCCTCAGATCGGAAACTTAGACAATCTTCAAG tgcttCAGCTATGTTACAACAAGTTAAGTGGGAGTATACCGACACAGTTAGGTTCTCTCAAAAAGATAACTGTCTTGGCTTTACAGTACAACCAACTCTCCGGCGCTGTGCCTGCGAGTTTAGGCGATGTTGGTACGCTGACTAGGCTAGATTTGAGCTTCAACGATCTCTTTGGTCCTGTTCCGGTGAAACTCGCTGCTGCTCCTTCGCTTCAAGTTCTAGACATTCGCAACAACTCCTTCTCCGGCTTCGTTCCCTCTG ctttgaagaggcTAAACAATGGGTTCCAGTACTCAAACAACCACGGTTTATGCGGAGATGGGTTCACAGATTTAAAACCTTGCACCGGTTCCAACGTACCGAACCTAAACCGTCCCGACCCAACAAACCCAAAGAGTTTCATAACAACCAACGATGTGAAACCAGAGTCTGCAGTAGTACAACGAAGCAACTGCAGTAACAACAACAACGGCGCGTGCTCATCAAAAGCCTCAAAGTCCTCATCTCTAGGCATCGTCATGGGACTATTAGGATCAATACTCGCGGTTGCAGTCTTCGGTGGCTCAACGTTCACATGGTACAGACGAAGGAAACAGAGGATAGGAAGCAGTCTCGATGCTATGGACGGTAGGATAAGCACCGAGTACAACTTCAAAGAAGCTTCTAGAAGAAAAAGCTCTTCACCGTTGATCAGCTTAGAGTACGCCAACGGTTGGGATCCCTTAGGGAGAGGACAGAACAGTGGTAACAACAGTGCATTGTCTCAAGAAGTGTTTGAGAGCTTTATGTTCAATCTCGAGGAGATTGAGAGAGCTACTCAGAGCTTCTCCGAAGTTAATCTGTTGGGGAAGAGTAACGTATCTTCGGTTTATAAAGGGATCCTTAGAGATGGCTCTGTTGCAGCCATCAAATGTATCGCAAAATCGAGCTGTAAATCAGATGAAACCGAGTTTCTCAAAGGGTTGAAGATGTTGACGTTGCTGAAGCATGAGAACTTAGTGAGGCTGAGAGGCTTTTGCTGCTCTAAAGGGAGAGGAGAGTGTTTCCTTATCTACGAGTTTGTCCCTAATGGTAATCTTTTGCAGTATCTTGATGTCAAGGATGAGAGTGGAGAGGTTCTTGAATGGACTAGTCGAGTCTCCATCATAAATGGAATCGCCAGAG GCATTGTTTACTTGCATGGAGAGAATGGAAAGAAACCTGCAATAGTTCACCAGAATCTATCAGCAGAGAAGATTCTCATTGATCATTGGTACAATCCCTCTCTTGCTGATTCCGCTCTTCACAAGCTTTTCACGGATGATATCGTCTTCTCGAAGCTCAAAGCGAGTGCTGCAATGGGATACTTAGCTCCTGAGTACATAACTACAGGAAGGTTCACTGACAAGAGCGACGTCTACGCCTTTGGTATGATTCTGTTGCAGATACTCAGCGGTAAAAGCAAGATCAGCCACTTGATGATCTTACAAGCTGTAGAGTCTGGAAGACTGAATGAAGACTTCATGGATCCGAATCTTCGAGAGAGCTTTCCGGAGGCAGAGGCGGCACAGCTGGCTAGACTTGGACTTCTCTGCACTCATGAATCCTCGAACCAGAGACCATCCATGGAAGATGTTATGCAAGAACTGAATAAACTCGCCGCGAGTTATTAG
- the BNAA04G26140D gene encoding uncharacterized protein BNAA04G26140D, translating to MKLVWSPETASEAYISTVRSCKSYKESGVAEFLSATAAGWNARLIVETWSRGDPLATSVGLAVAASHTCGRHVCIVPDEQSRLEYVSAMRGVVTTEATEVVVVRESVENTMEEFPGVDFLVVDSKRREFVKTLRFAKLSNKGAVLVCKNAAQRAISGFKWQDVLKKGTRVVRSVFLPVGSGLDMVHVGAAGGNQRGDSRKHPSRWIRHVDHLSGEEHLFRRLN from the exons ATGAAGCTTGTTTGGTCGCCTGAAACCGCCTCTGAAGCCTACATCAGCACCGTTAGATCT TGTAAGAGCTACAAAGAATCAGGAGTGGCGGAGTTTTTATCAGCTACGGCCGCCGGATGGAACGCTAGGCTAATCGTTGAGACATGGTCACGCGGCGATCCACTCGCGACTAGCGTAGGACTCGCGGTTGCTGCTAGTCACACTTGCGGGAGACACGTGTGTATAGTACCAGATGAGCAGTCGAGACTGGAGTACGTGTCGGCCATGAGAGGAGTCGTTACAACGGAAGCTACGGAGGTTGTTGTGGTCAGAGAATCTGTTGAGAACACGATGGAGGAGTTTCCCGGCGTGGACTTCTTGGTGGTAGACTCGAAGCGGCGAGAGTTCGTTAAAACGCTGAGGTTTGCGAAATTGAGCAACAAGGGTGCCGTTTTAGTGTGTAAAAACGCTGCGCAGAGAGCGATATCTGGATTTAAATggcaagatgtgttgaaaaaaGGGACACGTGTGGTGAGATCAGTGTTTTTGCCTGTTGGGAGTGGGTTGGACATGGTACACGTGGGAGCTGCTGGTGGAAACCAGCGTGGTGACTCGAGGAAGCATCCTAGCCGTTGGATTAGACATGTGGATCATCTGTCGGGAGAGGAGCATTTGTTCAGACGCTTAAATTGA
- the LOC106391928 gene encoding protein BRI1-5 ENHANCED 1, with translation MGREKEKDDNKNGEGERKLGDETPSSFLDGTGLVCVTGGTGFIASWLIMRLLQRGYSVRATVRTNPEGSKKDISYLTELPFASERLKIFTADLNEPESFKPAIEGCKAVFHVAHPMDPTSNETEETVTKRTVQGLMGILKSCLDAKTVKRFFYTSSAVTVFYGVGSGVGGNGGVVDESVWSDVEVFRNQKEKRVSSSYVVSKMAAEMTALEFGGKNGLEVVTLVIPLVVGPFISQSLPSSVFISLAMIFGNYKEKYLFDTYNMVHIDDVARAMIFLLEKPIAKGRYICSSVEMNVDEVFEFLSTRFPQFQLPSVDLKSYRVEKRMSLSSKKLRSAGFEFKHGADDIFTGAIKSCQARGFL, from the exons atggggagagaaaaagagaaagatgaCAACAAGAACggagaaggagagagaaagcTGGGAGATGAAACGCCGTCATCTTTCTTGGACGGTACGGGGTTAGTTTGTGTAACGGGAGGGACTGGTTTCATTGCTTCATGGCTCATCATGCGTCTCCTTCAACGTGGCTACTCAGTTCGAGCCACCGTTCGAACCAACCCAG AAGGGAGTAAGAAAGATATAAGCTACCTAACCGAACTCCCATTTGCTTCGGAGAGGCTTAAAATATTCACCGCCGATCTCAACGAACCGGAGAGTTTTAAACCGGCTATTGAAGGATGCAAAGCCGTCTTCCACGTGGCACATCCCATGGACCCGACCAGCAACGAGACCGAAGAGACCGTAACGAAACGTACCGTGCAAGGTCTTATGGGGATACTGAAGTCATGTCTGGATGCTAAAACCGTGAAACGCTTTTTCTACACGTCAAGCGCCGTGACCGTTTTCTACGGCGTTGGAAGCGGTGTTGGAGGAAACGGTGGAGTAGTAGATGAGAGCGTTTGGAGCGACGTGGAAGTGTTTAGGAAtcagaaggagaagagagtgaGTAGCTCTTACGTTGTGTCGAAAATGGCGGCAGAGATGACGGCGCTTGAGTTCGGTGGTAAGAATGGATTGGAGGTTGTGACGCTTGTGATCCCTCTCGTTGTCGGACCTTTTATATCTCAGTCGTTGCCTTCATCCGTATTCATCTCTCTAGCCATGATCTTTG GAAATTACAAGGAGAAGTATTTGTTCGATACTTACAACATGGTACATATTGACGATGTCGCAAGGGCGATGATATTTCTATTGGAAAAGCCAATAGCGAAAGGGAGATACATATGTTCGTCCGTGGAGATGAACGTCGACGAGGTCTTTGAGTTTTTGTCTACGAGGTTTCCTCAGTTTCAGCTACCTTCAGTTGA TTTGAAGAGTTATAGAGTAGAGAAGAGGATGAGTCTGTCGTCGAAGAAGCTGAGGAGTGCAGGGTTCGAGTTTAAGCATGGAGCTGATGATATATTCACTGGAGCTATAAAGAGCTGCCAAGCGAGAGGCTTTCTTTAA